In Candidatus Hydrogenedentota bacterium, a genomic segment contains:
- a CDS encoding Na+/H+ antiporter subunit D yields the protein MLLFLPIVIPLAAGALCAAAATAWPRTTRWIGLAGTIALLAAVIALAVEVQGGIQVAHTGAWPAPYGISLVADGLSAIMVLMTGITALLMAIFSNATMDTRRLKDGYYFLFFVLLAGVNGAFLTGDLFNLYVWFEVLLIASFVLIVLGGTRRQFGGAVKYVTMNLVGSVVFLSAVGIIYGNTGTLNMAHLATRIPEIESGSVRQASYGLLLVAFGIKAGVFPLFSWLPASYHTPPHVVTTLFSALLTKVGVYALIRASTLLFPAEHAQFQPFVLVVASLTMVAGVLGAVAQYNLRKLLSFHIVSQIGYLIFGVALATAGSLAASICFMVHVMAAKGALFVSGAFMHYLRGTSDLKQLGSFAATRPAFALLFAVPALSLAGLPPFSGFVGKYALVKAGLEGGAYITVFVSLAVSILTLYSMTKIWNEAFWKAAPREVHAHVPERQLSRVQTWGILAPGVVLAAFSVLLSVAAAPLLAVSTAAAAELLDPQAYISAVLGVAP from the coding sequence TTGCTGTTGTTTCTACCAATTGTGATTCCCCTGGCCGCGGGGGCGCTCTGCGCGGCCGCCGCGACGGCGTGGCCCCGCACAACCCGGTGGATCGGCCTTGCGGGAACGATCGCCTTGCTCGCCGCCGTGATCGCCCTGGCAGTGGAAGTCCAGGGTGGGATTCAAGTGGCTCACACGGGGGCCTGGCCCGCACCCTACGGAATCTCTCTTGTGGCCGACGGTCTCTCCGCCATCATGGTGCTCATGACGGGCATCACCGCCTTGCTTATGGCGATTTTCTCCAACGCCACCATGGATACGCGCCGCTTGAAGGACGGGTACTACTTTCTTTTCTTTGTGCTGCTGGCCGGGGTCAACGGCGCCTTTCTTACGGGAGATCTATTTAATCTATACGTATGGTTTGAAGTGTTGTTGATCGCGTCCTTCGTGCTCATCGTTCTCGGCGGTACCCGTCGACAGTTCGGCGGTGCGGTGAAGTATGTCACGATGAACCTTGTGGGATCGGTCGTTTTTCTCTCCGCCGTCGGGATCATCTACGGCAATACCGGCACTCTGAACATGGCCCATCTGGCCACGCGCATTCCGGAGATTGAGAGCGGGTCCGTGAGGCAGGCATCCTACGGGCTACTCCTGGTGGCTTTCGGGATCAAGGCGGGCGTTTTTCCACTATTTTCCTGGCTGCCCGCTTCCTACCATACGCCGCCTCACGTGGTCACGACTCTCTTTTCTGCGCTCCTCACAAAAGTGGGCGTCTACGCACTCATCCGCGCCAGCACCCTGTTGTTCCCGGCCGAGCACGCCCAGTTTCAGCCCTTTGTGCTGGTCGTGGCGTCATTGACGATGGTGGCGGGGGTGCTGGGGGCCGTCGCACAGTACAACCTGCGAAAGCTCCTTTCTTTTCATATCGTAAGCCAGATCGGTTACTTGATCTTTGGCGTTGCGCTGGCCACCGCCGGCAGTCTGGCGGCCTCGATTTGCTTCATGGTTCACGTCATGGCGGCCAAAGGGGCGCTCTTTGTTTCGGGGGCCTTTATGCACTACCTTCGCGGGACCTCGGACTTGAAGCAGCTCGGCTCCTTCGCCGCGACCCGACCCGCCTTCGCCCTTTTATTCGCCGTGCCAGCGTTGTCTCTGGCGGGCCTGCCGCCCTTTTCGGGCTTCGTGGGCAAATATGCCCTCGTGAAGGCGGGTCTGGAGGGCGGTGCCTATATCACGGTTTTTGTATCGCTGGCGGTCAGCATCCTCACCCTCTATTCCATGACGAAGATCTGGAACGAGGCCTTTTGGAAGGCCGCCCCCCGTGAAGTCCATGCACACGTGCCGGAGCGCCAACTTTCGCGCGTGCAAACCTGGGGTATACTGGCACCCGGCGTGGTGTTGGCGGCCTTCAGTGTGCTCCTTTCCGTCGCCGCCGCCCCGCTCCTCGCCGTGTCGACCGCCGCCGCCGCAGAGCTTCTCGACCCTCAGGCGTATATTTCGGCGGTGCTGGGAGTTGCGCCATGA
- a CDS encoding Na+/H+ antiporter subunit E, with protein MKALFLNLLLALTWCAASGAVNTQNFALGFLVGFTILSVQTEISRGGKYRKKVWYVFVFALYFLREVLVGALQVAWAVIWPFRAIRPGIVALPLSARTTIQQTLLANAMTLTPGTMSVELSADGKTLYVHVMDMENADEVRRKFKSGLEAHLLRMLS; from the coding sequence ATGAAGGCTCTCTTCCTGAATCTGCTCCTCGCCCTGACCTGGTGCGCCGCATCCGGGGCGGTGAATACCCAGAACTTTGCTCTGGGCTTCCTGGTGGGCTTCACGATTCTGAGCGTCCAGACCGAGATCAGCCGCGGCGGGAAGTACCGCAAGAAGGTCTGGTACGTGTTTGTGTTCGCGCTGTATTTCCTGCGCGAGGTGCTTGTCGGAGCACTTCAAGTGGCCTGGGCGGTCATCTGGCCTTTTCGCGCAATCCGACCGGGCATTGTGGCGCTGCCCCTGTCGGCGCGAACGACGATCCAGCAGACCTTGCTGGCGAATGCCATGACGCTGACGCCGGGAACAATGAGCGTCGAGCTCAGCGCCGACGGCAAGACCCTTTATGTACACGTGATGGATATGGAGAATGCGGACGAAGTGCGCCGGAAATTCAAGAGCGGCCTGGAAGCGCACCTGTTGAGGATGCTGTCCTGA
- a CDS encoding monovalent cation/H(+) antiporter subunit G, with protein MTDHLVVGLLWVGAVFTLVAAIGIVRLPDVFLRMHAAAKAGTVGVISGLLALTLHFDEPAIRARAVLIALFLCITAPIVAQVLARAALAARTPMCPRTRCEEWTADEAHKRGDTK; from the coding sequence ATGACCGATCATCTGGTCGTAGGACTCTTGTGGGTCGGTGCCGTCTTCACACTGGTCGCCGCGATCGGCATCGTCCGACTGCCCGACGTTTTTCTCCGCATGCATGCGGCGGCGAAGGCGGGCACCGTTGGCGTCATCTCGGGCCTGCTTGCGCTGACCCTGCATTTCGATGAACCCGCCATCCGCGCGCGCGCCGTGTTAATCGCTCTCTTTCTGTGCATCACCGCGCCCATCGTGGCGCAGGTGCTGGCGCGGGCCGCACTCGCCGCCCGGACCCCCATGTGTCCCCGAACCCGGTGTGAGGAGTGGACGGCCGACGAGGCCCACAAGCGAGGTGACACAAAGTAG
- a CDS encoding heparinase II/III family protein, whose amino-acid sequence MFVRMTCSILGVAILALLPAHADLLPPISRAPQYPLKTQRMLWTDAEVAMARENIAKYPAARAIADATIKRADVWMAWEDTALRAIVTTADVPRAFNDATAGCPKCGMELYEKGGTYPWIIDPKVPFKVTCPVDGSTYPSNDFAAYYASGMNDRSLLTGDYADDGRGWVSPSGEKHWFVAYANHWTWMNHIIPAAQDLARAYILTGDATYGRKAAVLLDRIAEVYPNMDHHPQSRYGELQGARGGRYEGKILNHIWETGTLTSLAEAYDYCWDAIGDDTVSGKTAAQVRANIEANLLEEGIDGYFSGKIRGNFGMHQKALVFAGLARQFGKQDEWFDGIMNDAGSGEATTGLNYALYNLVYRDGPPFETAPGYNFSWVANITTVAEALHRANRDVYAIPKMRRLYDGVIDVVNIGQHTPSVGDSGSVYGGFVGRDAYVYQRAWQVYQDPRFLAHLQGFNATGDGGFIDFESLFAPVIPSAPPVKAPVRSRLMDGYGMAILNNPANTISLALYYGYMGGHGHFDRLNFELYANNLVMMPDLGYPDFMNAYVPGIYTWSKNTIAHNTVTVDAARQRTNYPGTVQRFVDEGFARALDIDAAPTYGQTSEYRRRLVMVDLDDARSYLVDCFTVKGGGQHDYSLHGPPGTFTPLSGEWSEPAAGTLAGPDVPLEYIYDNPAMATPGYTGGYSDYRGSGFQHLFNVQRLTGGSAAGEWIHEKNPEAKLRLYRLDAPKEAMLADAFISPVKYKTPVKYVIGRNQGDQMESQFVSIAEPFSGSAAIQQARNLPLREGSGVAAEVRWTGPAAEVMRDVVLINTAGGTMRLADEDLHTDAAMAVVRFANGTVSRRWATGGTYLMAGGVSSSQSAPLTGTVTSVDAGSGRILIACEMLSADVGSLAGKVIHFQNDFRRTAHPILGAAPAPGGLLVTVGDDLLVGRVRIGALRADGFTTATGMAFAPVYDGAYATDEAFSAFVPITGVKGGVVTYTAPRADSAPFVSGEDAWIVNVGPGDRVEVPMATVGGG is encoded by the coding sequence ATGTTTGTGCGAATGACCTGCTCCATCCTCGGTGTGGCGATCCTGGCTCTTCTGCCCGCCCACGCCGATCTCCTTCCGCCGATCTCCCGCGCGCCTCAGTATCCCCTGAAGACGCAGCGCATGCTGTGGACCGATGCCGAAGTGGCGATGGCCCGGGAGAACATCGCGAAATATCCAGCGGCGCGGGCGATTGCGGATGCCACCATAAAGCGGGCCGATGTCTGGATGGCCTGGGAGGACACCGCGTTGCGGGCCATTGTGACGACGGCGGACGTGCCGCGCGCCTTCAACGACGCGACGGCGGGCTGTCCGAAATGCGGTATGGAACTCTATGAGAAGGGCGGGACATATCCCTGGATTATCGACCCGAAGGTACCGTTCAAGGTGACGTGCCCGGTGGACGGCAGCACCTATCCGAGCAACGATTTCGCGGCCTATTATGCATCGGGTATGAACGATCGTTCGCTGCTCACGGGCGACTACGCGGACGACGGACGGGGCTGGGTGTCACCGAGCGGCGAGAAGCACTGGTTTGTGGCGTATGCGAATCACTGGACGTGGATGAACCACATCATTCCCGCGGCGCAGGATCTGGCCCGGGCCTACATTCTGACGGGCGATGCGACCTATGGGCGGAAAGCGGCGGTGCTGCTGGATCGCATCGCGGAAGTTTACCCGAACATGGATCACCATCCGCAGTCGCGCTATGGGGAACTCCAGGGCGCGCGGGGCGGGCGCTATGAAGGGAAGATCCTGAACCACATCTGGGAGACGGGCACGTTGACGTCGCTGGCCGAGGCCTATGACTATTGCTGGGACGCGATTGGAGATGACACCGTGTCGGGGAAGACGGCGGCGCAGGTGCGGGCGAACATCGAGGCGAATCTGCTCGAGGAAGGTATCGACGGCTATTTCTCCGGGAAGATTCGCGGCAATTTCGGCATGCACCAGAAAGCTTTGGTCTTTGCGGGGCTGGCGCGTCAGTTTGGCAAGCAGGATGAATGGTTCGACGGCATCATGAACGACGCGGGCAGTGGAGAAGCAACGACCGGGCTGAACTACGCGCTTTACAACCTGGTCTATCGCGACGGGCCGCCTTTCGAGACGGCGCCGGGCTACAACTTTTCCTGGGTGGCCAATATCACCACGGTGGCGGAGGCCCTGCACCGCGCGAATCGCGACGTGTACGCCATTCCCAAGATGCGCCGGCTCTACGATGGCGTAATCGACGTGGTGAACATTGGCCAGCACACGCCTTCCGTGGGCGACAGCGGCTCGGTGTATGGCGGCTTTGTCGGGCGCGATGCCTACGTATACCAACGGGCCTGGCAGGTCTATCAAGACCCGAGATTTCTCGCGCACCTTCAGGGCTTCAACGCCACCGGCGACGGGGGCTTCATCGATTTCGAGAGCCTCTTTGCGCCGGTGATTCCTTCCGCGCCGCCCGTGAAGGCTCCGGTGCGATCAAGGCTGATGGACGGCTACGGCATGGCGATCTTGAACAATCCCGCGAACACGATTTCGCTGGCGCTCTACTACGGCTACATGGGGGGACACGGCCACTTTGACCGGTTGAACTTCGAGCTCTATGCGAACAATCTTGTGATGATGCCCGATCTGGGCTATCCCGATTTCATGAACGCCTATGTGCCCGGCATCTATACCTGGAGCAAGAACACCATCGCCCACAACACGGTCACGGTGGACGCCGCGCGGCAGCGGACCAACTACCCCGGCACGGTGCAGCGCTTTGTGGATGAGGGATTCGCCCGAGCGCTGGATATCGACGCCGCGCCGACCTATGGCCAGACGAGCGAGTACCGGCGGCGGCTGGTGATGGTGGACCTGGATGATGCCCGGAGCTACTTGGTGGATTGCTTTACGGTGAAGGGCGGCGGTCAGCACGACTATAGCCTGCACGGCCCGCCCGGGACCTTTACTCCATTGTCGGGCGAATGGAGCGAGCCGGCGGCGGGCACGCTGGCGGGTCCGGACGTCCCGCTGGAATATATCTACGACAATCCGGCGATGGCCACACCGGGGTACACCGGCGGCTACTCGGACTACCGCGGTTCGGGTTTCCAGCACTTGTTTAACGTGCAGCGGCTGACCGGGGGCAGCGCCGCGGGCGAATGGATCCATGAGAAGAATCCCGAGGCGAAGCTCAGGCTTTACCGGCTGGATGCGCCGAAGGAGGCGATGCTTGCGGATGCGTTTATCTCGCCCGTGAAGTACAAGACGCCGGTAAAGTATGTGATTGGGCGCAATCAGGGTGATCAAATGGAATCCCAGTTTGTCTCGATTGCCGAGCCGTTCAGCGGTTCGGCGGCCATCCAGCAAGCCCGCAATTTACCCTTGCGTGAAGGTTCCGGCGTGGCCGCGGAGGTGCGCTGGACCGGACCCGCGGCTGAGGTCATGCGCGATGTGGTGTTGATCAACACGGCGGGCGGAACGATGCGTCTCGCCGATGAAGACCTGCACACCGACGCGGCCATGGCCGTTGTGCGTTTTGCGAATGGGACGGTGTCGCGCCGATGGGCCACCGGCGGTACCTATCTCATGGCCGGAGGCGTCAGCTCCAGCCAGTCGGCCCCCCTCACGGGCACGGTCACTTCGGTCGACGCGGGTTCGGGTCGCATTCTTATCGCATGCGAAATGCTTTCGGCGGATGTCGGTTCGCTGGCCGGCAAGGTGATTCACTTTCAGAACGACTTTCGCCGCACGGCCCACCCCATCCTCGGGGCGGCACCCGCGCCAGGCGGACTTCTGGTTACCGTGGGCGACGATCTGCTTGTGGGTCGCGTACGCATCGGCGCACTCCGCGCGGACGGCTTCACCACGGCCACGGGCATGGCCTTTGCCCCGGTCTACGATGGCGCCTACGCGACGGACGAGGCTTTCAGCGCCTTCGTGCCGATTACGGGCGTGAAAGGCGGCGTGGTGACCTACACCGCACCCCGCGCGGACAGTGCGCCCTTTGTGTCGGGGGAGGACGCGTGGATCGTGAATGTGGGCCCTGGGGACCGTGTGGAGGTACCGATGGCGACTGTTGGCGGTGGGTGA
- the lpdA gene encoding dihydrolipoyl dehydrogenase, with translation MSSNQSTQVAVLGGGPGGYAAAFMAADLGLDVTLIDVEANPGGTCLYRGCIPSKALLHVAKVINEARESTHFGLTFGEPQIDLNRVRNATDAVVNQMTGGLGQLVKARKINYIQGRGTFVNSKNLVVTLADGKQIKLAAEYTIIAAGSRPARFGPLIESERIMNSTGALKLTDIPESLLLVGGGYIGLELGTVYSALGSEVTCVEMTGGLLPGADRDLVKPLQARLETQFKEILLNTKIADMKEQKTGIKVTLEGENLKKPQRTFDKVLVSIGRKPNSSGLGLKSTGVVVNDRGFIEVDAQMRTADPNIFAIGDIVGGAMLAHKASAEGRVAAEVIAGHHAAFEPQAIPAVVFTDPEVAWCGLTEEEARRTERNVHIARFPWAASGRATTINRMEGMTKIISDPETHRLLGMGIVGAGAGELIAEGTLAIEMGALVSDMDLTIHPHPTLSETVMEAAGSVFGTATHIYRPKKH, from the coding sequence ATGAGCAGCAATCAGAGCACACAGGTCGCGGTGCTGGGCGGCGGGCCCGGCGGTTACGCCGCGGCATTTATGGCCGCGGACCTCGGCCTCGACGTGACCCTCATCGATGTGGAAGCCAATCCCGGGGGCACCTGCCTCTACCGCGGCTGCATCCCGTCCAAGGCCCTGCTCCACGTGGCCAAGGTCATCAACGAGGCCCGGGAATCCACCCACTTCGGACTGACCTTTGGCGAGCCCCAGATTGACCTGAATCGCGTACGCAACGCCACCGACGCCGTCGTCAACCAGATGACCGGCGGACTCGGACAGCTCGTCAAAGCGCGCAAAATCAATTACATTCAGGGCCGGGGCACCTTCGTAAACTCGAAGAACCTCGTCGTCACCCTGGCCGACGGCAAGCAGATCAAGCTGGCTGCGGAATACACCATCATCGCCGCCGGCTCGCGTCCGGCCCGATTCGGGCCCCTGATCGAGTCCGAGCGCATCATGAACTCCACCGGCGCTCTGAAGCTTACCGACATTCCCGAATCCCTGCTCCTCGTGGGCGGCGGCTATATCGGCCTGGAACTCGGCACCGTCTACTCGGCCCTCGGCTCCGAAGTCACCTGCGTGGAAATGACCGGTGGACTCTTGCCCGGCGCGGACCGCGACCTGGTGAAGCCCCTTCAGGCCCGCTTGGAGACCCAGTTCAAGGAAATCCTCCTGAACACCAAAATCGCCGATATGAAAGAGCAGAAGACCGGCATCAAGGTCACCCTCGAAGGCGAGAACCTCAAGAAGCCCCAGCGCACCTTCGACAAGGTGCTCGTGAGCATCGGCCGCAAACCCAACTCCAGCGGCCTCGGCCTCAAGAGCACCGGCGTCGTGGTCAATGATCGCGGCTTCATCGAAGTCGATGCCCAGATGCGCACCGCCGATCCCAATATCTTCGCCATCGGCGACATCGTGGGCGGTGCCATGCTCGCCCATAAAGCCTCCGCCGAAGGGCGCGTCGCGGCCGAAGTCATCGCCGGCCACCACGCCGCCTTCGAACCCCAGGCCATCCCCGCCGTCGTCTTTACCGACCCCGAAGTCGCCTGGTGCGGCCTCACGGAAGAAGAGGCCAGGCGCACGGAACGCAACGTGCACATCGCACGTTTCCCCTGGGCCGCCTCCGGTCGCGCCACCACCATCAATCGTATGGAAGGCATGACCAAGATTATTTCCGATCCCGAAACCCACCGCCTGCTGGGCATGGGCATCGTCGGCGCGGGCGCGGGCGAGCTCATCGCGGAAGGTACCCTGGCCATCGAGATGGGCGCCCTGGTGAGCGACATGGACCTCACCATCCACCCCCACCCCACCCTCAGCGAAACCGTCATGGAAGCCGCCGGCTCCGTCTTCGGCACCGCCACCCACATCTACCGCCCGAAGAAACACTAA